The Mauremys reevesii isolate NIE-2019 linkage group 13, ASM1616193v1, whole genome shotgun sequence genome contains a region encoding:
- the LOC120379711 gene encoding maestro heat-like repeat-containing protein family member 2B → MASYASPSLEKSFLYKALGTSLAVCQDLVHIKSQLHQFLTATDYMEAPERQGVISILALSAESHLDLTLNALQEFGATVSKVKISGFISRLKDHHHGRRGKTRSTLMLTYSSVAVHAPKEQLLSRVEADITKNILLHYRASCQVRVFV, encoded by the exons atggccagctatgccagcccctcccttgagaag agtttcctgtataAGGCGCTAGGAACATCCTTAGCAGTTTGCCAGGACCTGGTCCATATTAAATCCCAGCTTCATCAATTTTTGACAGCAACGGATTATATGGAagcccctgagagacag ggagtcatttccatcctcgcactctctgctgagagccacttggacctcaccctgaacgcacttcaggagtttggggctACAGTGAGCAAGGTGAAGATTTCTGGGTTCATCAGCCGCCTGAAG gaccaccaccatgggagaagaggcaagactcgcagcaccctgatgctgacctacagcagcgtggctgtccatgctccaaaagaacagcttctctcccgagtagaggcagacatcacaaagaacatccttctccattacagagccagtTGTCAGGTAAGAGTTTTTGTGTGA